In one window of Pseudomonas chlororaphis subsp. chlororaphis DNA:
- the nusG gene encoding transcription termination/antitermination protein NusG has product MAKRWYVVHAYSGYEKHVMRSLIERVKLAGMEDGFGEILVPTEEVVEMRNGQKRKSERKFFPGYVLVQMDMNEGTWHLVKDTPRVMGFIGGTADKPAPITDKEAEAILRRVADGSDKPKPKTLFEPGEVVRVTDGPFADFNGTVEEVNYEKSRIQVAVLIFGRSTPVELEFSQVEKA; this is encoded by the coding sequence GTGGCTAAGCGTTGGTACGTTGTGCATGCTTACTCGGGTTACGAGAAGCATGTAATGCGTTCGTTGATCGAGCGCGTAAAGCTGGCTGGCATGGAAGATGGCTTTGGTGAAATTCTGGTTCCCACTGAAGAAGTGGTTGAGATGCGTAATGGCCAGAAGCGCAAAAGCGAGCGCAAATTCTTCCCGGGTTATGTGCTGGTTCAGATGGATATGAATGAGGGTACTTGGCACTTGGTCAAGGATACTCCTCGGGTGATGGGTTTTATCGGTGGTACTGCCGACAAGCCTGCGCCAATCACGGACAAGGAGGCAGAAGCCATTCTGCGTCGTGTTGCTGATGGTAGTGACAAGCCTAAGCCTAAGACTCTGTTCGAGCCGGGTGAGGTTGTTCGTGTTACCGATGGTCCGTTCGCTGACTTTAACGGCACCGTCGAAGAAGTTAACTACGAAAAGAGCCGGATCCAAGTGGCTGTGCTCATTTTCGGTCGCTCTACTCCGGTAGAGCTAGAGTTCAGCCAGGTCGAAAAGGCATAG
- the rplL gene encoding 50S ribosomal protein L7/L12, giving the protein MSLTNEQIIEAIGQKTVLEVVELIKAMEETFGVTAAVAAAGPAAAAAVVEEQTEFNVMLTEAGEKKVNVIKAVRELTGLGLKEAKAVVDGAPAMVLEGVAKEAADKAKAALEEAGAKVELK; this is encoded by the coding sequence ATGTCTCTGACTAACGAGCAAATCATCGAAGCAATCGGCCAGAAAACCGTTCTGGAAGTTGTTGAGCTGATCAAAGCAATGGAAGAAACCTTCGGCGTTACCGCTGCTGTTGCCGCTGCTGGTCCAGCTGCTGCTGCCGCTGTTGTTGAAGAGCAAACTGAATTCAACGTCATGCTGACCGAAGCTGGCGAGAAGAAAGTTAACGTGATCAAGGCTGTACGTGAACTGACCGGTCTGGGCCTGAAAGAAGCCAAGGCTGTAGTTGACGGTGCTCCTGCCATGGTTCTGGAAGGCGTTGCTAAAGAAGCCGCTGACAAAGCCAAAGCAGCTCTGGAAGAAGCAGGCGCTAAAGTCGAGCTGAAGTAA
- the secE gene encoding preprotein translocase subunit SecE, with product MTPKAEAQGSRFDLLKWLVVVALVVVGVVGNQYYSASPILYRVLALLAIAAVAAFVGLQTAKGKSFFVLVKEARTEIRKVVWPTRQETTQTTLIVVAVVLVMALLLWGLDSLLGWLVSLIVG from the coding sequence ATGACTCCTAAAGCTGAAGCTCAAGGCTCTCGCTTCGATCTGCTCAAGTGGCTTGTAGTAGTTGCTTTGGTGGTCGTTGGCGTTGTCGGTAATCAGTATTACTCCGCTTCGCCGATCCTGTACCGAGTACTCGCTTTGCTTGCTATCGCTGCTGTAGCTGCCTTTGTAGGCCTGCAGACTGCCAAGGGCAAGTCTTTCTTTGTACTGGTTAAGGAAGCTCGCACCGAGATTCGTAAAGTCGTATGGCCAACTCGCCAAGAAACCACGCAGACCACGTTGATCGTAGTGGCTGTTGTTCTGGTTATGGCGTTGCTGTTGTGGGGGCTTGATTCCCTGCTCGGCTGGCTCGTTTCCTTGATAGTTGGCTAA
- the rplK gene encoding 50S ribosomal protein L11, protein MAKKITAYIKLQVKAAQANPSPPVGPALGQHGVNIMEFCKAFNARTQGLEPGLPTPVIITVYSDRSFTFETKSTPASVLLKKAAGLTSGSARPNTVKVGTVTRAQLEEIAKTKNADLTAADMDAAVRTIAGSARSMGLNVEGV, encoded by the coding sequence ATGGCTAAGAAGATTACTGCTTACATCAAGCTGCAAGTGAAGGCCGCACAGGCCAACCCAAGTCCACCCGTCGGTCCAGCACTGGGTCAGCACGGCGTGAACATCATGGAATTCTGCAAGGCCTTCAACGCCCGTACCCAGGGGCTTGAGCCAGGTCTGCCGACTCCTGTGATCATCACTGTTTACAGTGACCGCAGCTTCACTTTCGAAACTAAGAGCACCCCTGCTTCGGTTCTGCTGAAGAAAGCTGCTGGCCTGACCAGCGGTTCCGCTCGTCCGAACACCGTTAAGGTTGGCACCGTTACCCGTGCTCAGCTGGAAGAAATCGCGAAAACCAAAAACGCGGATCTGACTGCAGCTGATATGGATGCAGCCGTGCGTACTATCGCCGGTTCTGCTCGTAGCATGGGCCTTAACGTGGAGGGTGTGTAA
- a CDS encoding pantothenate kinase gives MILELDCGNSFIKWRVLDNAALGVFAEGVVDSDDALVGHLRTLNGLVLTRCRLVSVRTAEETSKLTSMLVRAFGVAVICAAPAKEMAGVRNGYEEFERLGLDRWLAMLGGFRLAAGACLVLDFGTAVTADFIAADGEHLGGFICPGMPLMRNQLRTHTRRIRYDDLSAERALVNLLPGRTTVEAVERGCSLMLRGFVLTQLELARGYWGDDFVVFLTGGDADLVSGVVPQGRVVPDLVFVGLAMACPLS, from the coding sequence ATGATTCTTGAGCTTGATTGCGGAAACAGCTTCATTAAATGGCGCGTTCTGGATAATGCTGCGCTTGGGGTATTTGCTGAGGGTGTGGTTGATTCCGATGATGCTTTGGTCGGGCATCTGCGTACGCTAAACGGCTTGGTTTTGACCCGCTGCCGCTTGGTCAGCGTGCGTACGGCCGAGGAGACGAGCAAGCTTACTTCCATGTTGGTTCGGGCTTTTGGCGTGGCGGTGATCTGTGCTGCGCCTGCGAAAGAAATGGCCGGCGTACGAAATGGTTATGAGGAGTTTGAGCGACTTGGCCTGGATCGCTGGCTTGCCATGCTGGGAGGTTTTCGCCTTGCGGCTGGTGCCTGCCTGGTACTCGATTTCGGGACGGCGGTTACTGCGGATTTCATTGCTGCGGATGGTGAGCACCTGGGGGGGTTTATCTGCCCAGGGATGCCATTGATGCGTAATCAGCTGAGAACTCACACTCGTCGAATTCGGTACGATGATTTGTCTGCCGAGCGCGCGCTGGTGAACCTTTTACCGGGTCGTACGACGGTTGAGGCGGTAGAGCGCGGCTGCTCATTGATGTTGAGGGGGTTCGTTCTAACTCAGTTGGAGTTGGCGCGTGGTTACTGGGGGGATGATTTCGTAGTATTTCTCACCGGTGGTGATGCTGATCTGGTTTCTGGGGTTGTGCCGCAAGGGCGAGTGGTTCCGGATCTGGTTTTTGTCGGATTGGCTATGGCATGCCCATTGTCCTGA
- the tuf gene encoding elongation factor Tu — MAKEKFERNKPHVNVGTIGHVDHGKTTLTAALTRVCSEVFGSARVDFDKIDSAPEEKARGITINTAHVEYDSNIRHYAHVDCPGHADYVKNMITGAAQMDGAILVCSAADGPMPQTREHILLSRQVGVPYIVVFLNKADMVDDAELLELVEMEVRDLLSTYDFPGDDTPIIIGSALMALNGQDDNEMGTTAVKKLVETLDTYIPEPERAIDKPFLMPIEDVFSISGRGTVVTGRVERGIVRIQEEVEIVGLRDTQKTTCTGVEMFRKLLDEGRAGENCGVLLRGTKRDDVERGQVLVKPGTVKPHTKFTAEVYVLSKEEGGRHTPFFKGYRPQFYFRTTDVTGNCELPEGVEMVMPGDNIQMTVTLIKTIAMEDGLRFAIREGGRTVGAGVVAKVIE, encoded by the coding sequence ATGGCTAAGGAAAAGTTCGAACGTAATAAGCCGCACGTCAACGTTGGTACCATTGGTCATGTTGACCACGGTAAAACCACTCTGACTGCTGCTCTGACTCGCGTCTGCTCCGAGGTTTTCGGTTCGGCTCGTGTTGACTTCGACAAGATCGACAGCGCCCCGGAAGAAAAGGCTCGTGGTATCACCATCAATACTGCGCACGTAGAGTACGATTCGAACATTCGTCACTACGCGCACGTTGACTGCCCGGGTCACGCCGACTACGTCAAAAACATGATCACTGGTGCTGCCCAGATGGACGGCGCGATCCTGGTTTGCTCGGCTGCCGATGGTCCGATGCCGCAAACTCGCGAGCACATCCTGCTGTCCCGTCAGGTAGGTGTTCCGTACATCGTTGTCTTCCTGAACAAGGCTGACATGGTGGACGACGCTGAGCTGCTGGAGCTGGTTGAGATGGAAGTGCGCGACCTGCTGAGCACTTACGACTTCCCAGGTGATGACACTCCAATCATCATCGGTTCGGCTCTGATGGCTCTGAACGGCCAAGACGACAACGAAATGGGCACTACCGCTGTTAAGAAGCTGGTAGAAACTCTGGATACCTACATCCCAGAGCCAGAGCGTGCTATCGACAAGCCGTTCCTGATGCCAATCGAAGACGTATTCTCGATCTCCGGCCGCGGTACCGTGGTAACTGGTCGTGTTGAGCGTGGTATCGTTCGCATCCAGGAAGAAGTTGAGATTGTTGGTCTGCGCGACACTCAGAAAACCACCTGCACCGGTGTTGAGATGTTCCGCAAGCTGCTGGACGAAGGTCGTGCTGGTGAGAACTGTGGCGTTCTGCTGCGTGGCACCAAGCGTGACGACGTTGAGCGTGGCCAGGTTCTGGTTAAGCCAGGTACCGTTAAGCCGCACACCAAGTTCACTGCTGAAGTGTACGTTCTGAGCAAAGAAGAAGGCGGCCGTCATACTCCGTTCTTCAAAGGCTACCGTCCACAGTTCTACTTCCGTACTACTGACGTGACTGGTAACTGCGAGCTGCCAGAAGGCGTTGAAATGGTAATGCCAGGTGACAACATCCAGATGACTGTCACTCTGATCAAAACCATCGCGATGGAAGATGGTCTGCGTTTCGCTATTCGTGAAGGCGGTCGTACCGTCGGCGCTGGCGTCGTAGCCAAAGTCATCGAGTAA
- the rplA gene encoding 50S ribosomal protein L1 produces the protein MAKLTKRQKAIAGKIEAGKAYSFVDAAALLTELSTVKFSESVDVAVNLGVDPRKSDQVVRSATVLPHGTGKTVRVAVFTQGPAAEAALAAGADRVGMDDLAAEMKGGDLNYDVVIASPDAMRVVGQLGQILGPRGLMPNPKVGTVTPDVAGAVKNAKAGQVRYRTDKNGIIHTSVGKVGFDAVKLKENVEALIADLKRIKPASSKGIYVKRVTLSTTMGPGLVIDQGSLDV, from the coding sequence ATGGCTAAGCTGACCAAGCGCCAAAAGGCTATCGCCGGCAAGATTGAAGCGGGCAAGGCCTACAGCTTCGTAGACGCAGCTGCTCTCCTGACCGAGCTGTCGACCGTCAAGTTCAGCGAGTCTGTTGACGTCGCTGTAAACTTGGGCGTTGACCCACGTAAGTCCGACCAGGTTGTTCGCAGCGCTACCGTGCTGCCTCACGGCACTGGCAAGACTGTACGTGTAGCTGTGTTCACCCAAGGTCCAGCCGCTGAAGCTGCCCTGGCTGCCGGCGCTGATCGCGTAGGCATGGACGACCTGGCTGCCGAAATGAAAGGCGGCGACCTGAACTATGACGTAGTTATTGCTTCCCCGGATGCAATGCGCGTTGTAGGTCAGCTGGGCCAGATCCTCGGTCCACGTGGTCTGATGCCTAACCCCAAGGTTGGTACCGTAACTCCAGACGTAGCTGGCGCTGTTAAAAACGCCAAGGCTGGTCAGGTTCGTTATCGCACCGACAAAAACGGCATTATCCATACCTCCGTTGGCAAGGTCGGCTTCGACGCCGTCAAGCTGAAGGAGAACGTTGAAGCCCTGATCGCTGACCTGAAGCGTATCAAGCCAGCTTCCTCGAAAGGTATCTACGTCAAGCGCGTTACCCTGAGCACCACCATGGGCCCAGGTCTGGTCATCGACCAAGGCTCGCTGGACGTATAA
- the rpoB gene encoding DNA-directed RNA polymerase subunit beta: MAYSYTEKKRIRKDFSKLPDVMDVPYLLAIQLDSYREFLQAGATKDQFRDVGLHAAFKSVFPIISYSGNAALEYVGYRLGEPAFDVKECVLRGVTYAVPLRVKVRLIIFDKESSNKAIKDIKEQEVYMGEIPLMTENGTFVINGTERVIVSQLHRSPGVFFDHDRGKTHSSGKLLYSARIIPYRGSWLDFEFDPKDCVFVRIDRRRKLPASVLLRALGYTTEEVLDAFYTTNVFHVRGESLSLELVPQRLRGEIAVLDIQDDKGKVIVEQGRRITARHINQLEKAGIKELEVPLDYVLGRTTAKVIVHPATGEILAECNTELNTEILAKIAKAQVVRIETLYTNDIDCGPFVSDTLKIDSTTNQLEALVEIYRMMRPGEPPTKDAAETLFNNLFFSPERYDLSAVGRMKFNRRIGRTEIEGSGVLCKEDIVAVLKTLVDIRNGKGIVDDIDHLGNRRVRCVGEMAENQFRVGLVRVERAVKERLSMAESEGLMPQDLINAKPVAAAVKEFFGSSQLSQFMDQNNPLSEITHKRRVSALGPGGLTRERAGFEVRDVHPTHYGRVCPIETPEGPNIGLINSLAAYARTNQYGFLESPYRVVKEGLVTDEIVFLSAIEEADHVIAQASATMNDKGQLIDELVAVRHLNEFTVKAPEDVTLMDVSPKQVVSVAASLIPFLEHDDANRALMGSNMQRQAVPTLRADKPLVGTGMERNVARDSGVCVVARRGGVIDSVDASRIVVRVADDEVEPGEAGVDIYNLTKYTRSNQNTCINQRPLVSKGDRVQRSDIMADGPSTDMGELALGQNMRIAFMAWNGFNFEDSICLSERVVQEDRFTTIHIQELTCVARDTKLGPEEITADIPNVGEAALNKLDEAGIVYVGAEVGAGDILVGKVTPKGETQLTPEEKLLRAIFGEKASDVKDTSLRVPTGTKGTVIDVQVFTRDGVERDARALSIEKSQLDEIRKDLNEEFRIVEGATFERLRSALVGHKAEGGAGLKKGQEITDEVLDGLEHGQWFKLRMAEDALNEQLEKAQAYIVDRRRLLDDKFEDKKRKLQQGDDLAPGVLKIVKVYLAIRRRIQPGDKMAGRHGNKGVVSVIMPVEDMPHDANGTPVDVVLNPLGVPSRMNVGQILETHLGLAAKGLGEKINRMVEEQRKVAELRKFLDEIYNQIGGRNEDLDSFSDQEILDLAKNLRGGVPMATPVFDGAKESEIKAMLKLADLPESGQMQLTDGRTGNKFERPVTVGYMYMLKLNHLVDDKMHARSTGSYSLVTQQPLGGKAQFGGQRFGEMEVWALEAYGAAYTLQEMLTVKSDDVNGRTKMYKNIVDGDHRMEPGMPESFNVLIKEIRSLGIDIDLETE, translated from the coding sequence ATGGCTTACTCATATACTGAGAAAAAACGTATCCGCAAGGACTTTAGCAAGTTGCCGGACGTCATGGATGTGCCGTACCTCCTGGCCATCCAGCTGGATTCGTATCGTGAATTCTTGCAAGCGGGAGCGACTAAAGATCAGTTCCGCGACGTGGGCCTGCATGCGGCCTTCAAATCCGTTTTCCCGATCATCAGCTACTCCGGCAATGCTGCGTTGGAGTATGTCGGTTATCGCCTGGGTGAACCGGCATTTGATGTCAAAGAATGCGTGCTGCGCGGTGTAACTTACGCCGTACCTTTGCGGGTAAAAGTTCGTCTGATCATTTTCGACAAAGAATCGTCGAACAAAGCGATCAAGGACATCAAAGAGCAAGAAGTCTACATGGGTGAAATCCCCCTGATGACTGAGAACGGTACCTTCGTAATCAACGGTACCGAGCGTGTAATCGTTTCCCAGCTGCACCGTTCCCCTGGCGTATTCTTCGACCACGACCGTGGCAAGACGCACAGCTCCGGTAAGCTGTTGTACTCCGCACGTATCATTCCTTACCGCGGTTCCTGGTTGGACTTCGAGTTCGACCCGAAAGACTGCGTGTTCGTGCGTATCGACCGTCGTCGCAAGCTGCCTGCATCGGTACTGCTGCGTGCGCTGGGCTACACCACTGAAGAAGTGCTGGATGCTTTCTACACCACCAACGTATTCCATGTGCGCGGCGAAAGCCTGAGCCTGGAGCTGGTGCCTCAGCGCCTGCGCGGTGAAATTGCAGTCCTCGATATTCAGGATGACAAAGGCAAGGTTATTGTCGAGCAGGGTCGTCGTATTACCGCTCGTCACATCAACCAGCTGGAAAAAGCCGGGATCAAAGAGCTGGAAGTGCCTCTGGACTACGTCCTGGGTCGTACTACCGCCAAGGTCATCGTGCATCCGGCCACCGGCGAAATCCTGGCAGAGTGCAACACTGAGCTGAACACCGAGATCCTGGCGAAGATCGCCAAGGCTCAGGTCGTGCGTATCGAAACGCTGTACACCAACGATATCGATTGCGGTCCGTTCGTTTCCGACACTCTGAAGATCGACTCCACCACCAACCAGCTGGAAGCGTTGGTCGAGATCTATCGCATGATGCGTCCTGGCGAGCCTCCAACCAAGGATGCGGCCGAGACCCTGTTCAACAACCTGTTCTTCAGCCCTGAGCGCTATGACCTGTCTGCGGTCGGCCGGATGAAGTTCAACCGTCGTATCGGTCGTACCGAGATCGAAGGTTCGGGCGTGTTGTGCAAGGAAGACATCGTTGCTGTTCTGAAGACTCTGGTCGATATCCGTAACGGTAAAGGCATCGTCGATGACATCGACCACCTGGGTAACCGTCGTGTTCGCTGCGTAGGCGAGATGGCCGAGAACCAGTTCCGTGTTGGCCTGGTGCGTGTTGAGCGTGCGGTCAAAGAGCGTCTGTCGATGGCTGAAAGCGAAGGCCTGATGCCGCAAGACCTGATCAACGCCAAGCCTGTGGCTGCGGCGGTGAAAGAGTTCTTCGGTTCCAGCCAGCTGTCCCAGTTCATGGACCAGAACAACCCGCTGTCCGAGATCACCCACAAGCGTCGTGTCTCCGCACTCGGCCCGGGCGGTCTGACCCGTGAGCGCGCAGGCTTCGAAGTTCGTGACGTACACCCGACTCACTATGGTCGTGTATGTCCGATTGAAACGCCGGAAGGTCCGAACATCGGTCTGATCAACTCCTTGGCGGCCTATGCTCGCACCAACCAGTACGGTTTCCTCGAGAGCCCGTACCGTGTGGTGAAAGAAGGTCTGGTGACCGACGAGATCGTGTTCCTGTCCGCTATCGAAGAGGCCGATCACGTGATCGCCCAGGCTTCGGCGACCATGAACGATAAAGGTCAGCTGATCGATGAGCTGGTAGCTGTTCGTCACTTGAACGAATTCACCGTCAAGGCGCCGGAAGACGTCACCTTGATGGACGTTTCGCCGAAGCAGGTAGTTTCGGTTGCGGCGTCGCTGATTCCGTTCCTCGAGCACGACGACGCCAACCGTGCGTTGATGGGTTCGAACATGCAGCGTCAGGCTGTACCAACCCTGCGTGCCGACAAGCCGCTGGTAGGTACCGGCATGGAGCGTAACGTTGCCCGTGACTCCGGCGTTTGCGTCGTGGCTCGTCGTGGCGGCGTGATCGACTCGGTTGACGCCAGCCGTATCGTGGTTCGTGTTGCAGATGACGAAGTTGAACCAGGCGAAGCCGGTGTCGACATCTACAACCTGACCAAATACACCCGCTCCAACCAGAACACCTGCATCAACCAGCGTCCGCTGGTGAGCAAGGGCGATCGGGTTCAGCGTAGCGACATCATGGCCGACGGTCCGTCCACCGACATGGGTGAGCTGGCTCTGGGTCAGAACATGCGCATCGCGTTCATGGCATGGAACGGCTTCAACTTCGAAGACTCCATCTGCCTGTCCGAGCGCGTGGTTCAGGAAGACCGCTTCACCACGATCCACATCCAGGAACTGACCTGTGTGGCCCGTGACACCAAGCTTGGCCCAGAGGAAATCACTGCAGACATCCCGAACGTGGGCGAGGCTGCACTGAACAAGCTGGACGAAGCCGGTATCGTTTATGTGGGTGCTGAAGTTGGCGCAGGCGACATCCTGGTCGGTAAGGTCACTCCGAAAGGCGAGACCCAGCTGACTCCGGAAGAGAAACTGCTGCGTGCAATCTTCGGTGAAAAAGCCAGCGACGTTAAAGACACTTCCCTGCGTGTACCTACCGGTACCAAGGGTACTGTCATCGACGTACAGGTCTTCACTCGCGACGGCGTGGAGCGTGACGCTCGTGCCCTGTCGATCGAGAAGAGCCAGCTCGACGAAATCCGTAAGGATCTGAACGAAGAGTTCCGTATCGTTGAAGGCGCCACTTTCGAACGTCTGCGTTCCGCTCTGGTCGGCCACAAAGCCGAAGGCGGCGCCGGTCTGAAGAAAGGCCAGGAAATCACCGACGAAGTACTCGACGGTCTCGAGCATGGCCAGTGGTTCAAACTGCGCATGGCTGAAGATGCTCTGAACGAGCAGCTCGAGAAGGCCCAGGCCTACATCGTTGATCGCCGCCGTCTGCTGGACGACAAGTTCGAAGACAAGAAGCGCAAACTGCAGCAGGGCGATGACCTGGCTCCAGGCGTGCTGAAAATCGTCAAGGTTTACCTGGCAATCCGCCGCCGCATCCAGCCGGGCGACAAGATGGCCGGTCGTCATGGTAACAAGGGTGTGGTCTCCGTGATCATGCCGGTTGAAGACATGCCGCACGATGCCAACGGCACCCCGGTCGACGTCGTCCTCAACCCGTTGGGCGTACCTTCGCGTATGAACGTTGGTCAGATTCTTGAAACCCACCTGGGCCTTGCGGCCAAAGGTCTGGGCGAGAAGATCAACCGCATGGTCGAAGAGCAGCGCAAGGTTGCGGAACTGCGTAAGTTCCTGGACGAGATCTACAACCAGATCGGCGGTCGTAATGAAGATCTGGATAGCTTCTCCGATCAGGAAATCCTGGATCTGGCGAAGAACCTGCGCGGCGGCGTGCCGATGGCCACTCCGGTGTTCGACGGTGCCAAGGAAAGCGAAATCAAGGCCATGCTGAAACTGGCGGACCTGCCAGAAAGCGGCCAGATGCAGCTGACCGACGGCCGTACCGGCAACAAGTTCGAGCGCCCGGTTACTGTTGGCTACATGTACATGCTGAAGCTGAACCACTTGGTAGACGACAAGATGCACGCTCGTTCTACCGGTTCGTACAGCCTGGTTACCCAGCAGCCGCTGGGTGGTAAGGCGCAGTTCGGTGGTCAGCGTTTCGGGGAGATGGAGGTCTGGGCACTGGAAGCATACGGTGCTGCATACACTCTGCAAGAAATGCTCACAGTGAAGTCGGACGATGTGAACGGTCGGACCAAGATGTACAAAAACATCGTGGACGGCGATCACCGTATGGAGCCGGGCATGCCCGAGTCCTTCAACGTGTTGATCAAAGAAATTCGTTCCCTCGGCATCGATATCGATCTGGAAACCGAATAA
- the birA gene encoding bifunctional biotin--[acetyl-CoA-carboxylase] ligase/biotin operon repressor BirA produces MLTLLELLKDGRFHSGQALGAALGVSRSAVWKQLQQLEVELGLSIHKVRGRGYQLAAPLTLLNPADIYEQSKDCPWAVLVFDSIDSTNAEALRAVERGVPAPFLVLAERQTAGRGRRGRKWASPFAENVYYSLVLRIDGGMRQLEGLSLVVGLAVMQTLREFGIAGAGLKWPNDVLVGRKKIAGILLELVGDPADVCHVVLGVGINVSMQKTDEIDQQWTSVRLESGKQVDRNQLVARLSMMLKAYLERHQAQGFSSIQEEWEQNHLWQGSAVSLIAGINKIDGVVMGIDQQGALRLRVDGVEKVYSGGELSLRLRNDS; encoded by the coding sequence ATGCTGACATTGTTGGAGCTTCTGAAGGATGGGCGGTTTCACTCGGGCCAGGCCCTTGGTGCCGCCTTGGGCGTTAGTCGCAGTGCCGTGTGGAAGCAGTTGCAGCAGTTGGAGGTTGAGCTGGGGCTCTCTATCCATAAAGTTCGCGGTCGCGGTTATCAGTTGGCGGCTCCGCTGACGCTTCTGAATCCGGCTGATATTTACGAACAATCAAAGGATTGCCCTTGGGCTGTGCTGGTTTTCGATTCTATTGACTCTACAAACGCCGAAGCTCTGAGGGCTGTCGAGCGTGGCGTGCCTGCGCCGTTCCTGGTGCTCGCTGAGCGTCAGACGGCGGGGCGTGGTCGGAGAGGGCGAAAATGGGCTAGCCCTTTTGCAGAAAATGTTTATTACAGTCTCGTACTGCGTATCGATGGTGGAATGCGTCAGCTTGAAGGGCTCAGCTTGGTAGTCGGGCTGGCGGTCATGCAAACCTTGCGCGAGTTTGGAATTGCTGGTGCGGGCCTGAAGTGGCCAAACGATGTTTTAGTTGGACGCAAAAAAATCGCCGGAATCCTGTTGGAGTTGGTTGGGGATCCTGCTGATGTCTGTCATGTAGTTCTGGGTGTAGGTATCAACGTCAGCATGCAGAAAACCGACGAGATTGATCAGCAGTGGACGTCTGTACGTCTTGAGTCCGGCAAGCAGGTTGATCGTAACCAGTTGGTTGCTCGGCTGAGCATGATGCTGAAGGCTTACTTGGAGCGCCACCAGGCCCAGGGCTTTTCCTCTATTCAAGAGGAGTGGGAACAGAATCACTTGTGGCAAGGTAGTGCGGTGTCTCTGATTGCTGGGATCAATAAAATAGACGGTGTTGTTATGGGCATCGATCAGCAGGGCGCATTGCGATTGAGGGTGGATGGGGTTGAGAAGGTCTACAGCGGTGGTGAGCTCAGCTTGAGGTTACGCAATGATTCTTGA
- the rplJ gene encoding 50S ribosomal protein L10 gives MAIKLEDKKAIVAEVNEAAKGALSAVVADARGVTVGAMTGLRKEAREAGVYVRVVRNTLLKRAVEGTQYDVLNDAFVGPTLIAFSKEHPGAAARIFKEFAKGQEKFEIKAAAFEGKYLAANEIDVLASLPTRDEAIAKLMSVIQGATSKLARTLAAIRDQKEAAAA, from the coding sequence GTGGCAATTAAACTCGAAGACAAGAAGGCCATCGTCGCTGAAGTCAACGAGGCTGCCAAAGGCGCTCTGTCCGCTGTCGTGGCTGATGCCCGTGGTGTGACAGTAGGCGCTATGACCGGACTCCGTAAAGAGGCCCGCGAAGCTGGCGTGTATGTACGTGTCGTACGTAACACCCTGCTCAAGCGCGCTGTTGAAGGCACTCAATATGACGTGCTCAACGACGCGTTCGTCGGCCCGACCCTGATTGCATTCTCCAAGGAACATCCGGGCGCTGCTGCTCGTATTTTCAAAGAGTTCGCAAAGGGTCAGGAAAAGTTCGAGATCAAGGCAGCTGCGTTCGAGGGCAAGTACCTCGCAGCAAACGAGATCGACGTGTTGGCTTCGCTGCCAACTCGCGACGAAGCTATTGCGAAGCTGATGAGCGTGATCCAAGGCGCTACCAGCAAGCTGGCTCGTACTCTGGCGGCCATTCGCGACCAGAAAGAAGCTGCTGCTGCCTAA